The following proteins come from a genomic window of Geomonas sp. RF6:
- a CDS encoding L,D-transpeptidase, with protein sequence MRTRALKLLVMLLTLCCASVADAAKMKVKSLCDIYYPSDTRIPWECVELQEGDTPNMIFGRYWRDGLHFNRMDRRHFGAGVSVKVPLKMEQLRGFTPLPATYPSAAREAKFILVDQTEGYLGAYENGKLVFSTPVAVGIEGYPTPTGTFQVDAANRTHSSNLYPVEGTDRPYPMHYALRFFQDKREERWPAYWIHGRDVPGYPDSHGCVGLYDEEMQKEYFKSPRKPLLKDAKWLYQWVTGERAKVKSFQKVENGPKVQIVGTPPGVKVTPGGRPVGAPGP encoded by the coding sequence ATGAGAACCCGCGCGCTGAAACTCCTTGTAATGCTGCTGACTCTTTGCTGCGCTTCCGTCGCCGACGCAGCGAAGATGAAGGTGAAGTCGCTGTGCGACATCTACTACCCGAGCGACACCCGGATTCCGTGGGAGTGCGTCGAACTGCAGGAGGGGGATACCCCCAACATGATCTTTGGTCGGTACTGGCGCGACGGACTTCATTTCAACCGCATGGACCGGCGCCATTTCGGAGCCGGGGTGTCTGTGAAAGTTCCGCTAAAGATGGAACAGCTGCGCGGCTTCACACCGCTGCCGGCGACCTACCCGAGCGCCGCCCGGGAGGCGAAGTTCATACTGGTGGACCAGACAGAGGGTTATCTCGGGGCGTATGAAAACGGGAAGCTCGTCTTTTCCACCCCCGTTGCCGTCGGGATAGAGGGGTATCCCACCCCGACCGGCACCTTTCAGGTAGATGCGGCAAACCGGACGCACTCCTCAAACCTTTACCCGGTGGAGGGGACGGATCGTCCGTACCCGATGCATTACGCGCTGCGGTTCTTCCAGGACAAACGGGAGGAGAGGTGGCCCGCCTACTGGATCCACGGCCGCGACGTCCCGGGCTATCCCGACTCCCACGGCTGCGTAGGGCTTTACGACGAGGAGATGCAGAAGGAGTACTTCAAGAGTCCGCGAAAACCCCTTCTAAAGGACGCGAAGTGGCTCTACCAATGGGTGACCGGGGAGCGGGCGAAGGTGAAGAGCTTCCAGAAGGTGGAGAACGGCCCGAAGGTGCAGATTGTGGGGACTCCCCCGGGGGTGAAGGTGACGCCGGGGGGGCGGCCGGTGGGCGCCCCCGGTCCGTAA